The Argopecten irradians isolate NY chromosome 6, Ai_NY, whole genome shotgun sequence genome has a window encoding:
- the LOC138325909 gene encoding leptin receptor overlapping transcript-like 1, with the protein MCAFAFFFTHIDSPLTTSYTALISLAFAAAIGITFLVLGCALPQFNNWWPLFVLFFYILAPLPITLSKRCMASFDSTSSACLEMAIFLTTGIVVSSMGLPIVFAHTSVIQWGACALVLAANTVVFLTILGYFYVFDNDDLDYSMW; encoded by the exons ATGTGTgcatttgctttttttttcACGCACATTGATTCCCCCCTGACCACATCATATACAGC TTTGATAAGCCTTGCATTTGCTGCAGCTATTGGTATCACATTTTTGGTGTTAGGATGTGCACTTCCACAGTTCAA CAACTGGTGGCCTCTGTTTGTGCTGTTTTTCTATATCCTGGCACCCCTACCCATCACACTGTCCAAGAGATGTATGGCCTCGTTTGACTCCACTAGCAGTGCCTGTTTAGAAATGGCAATCTTTCTAACAACAGGGATAGTAGTTTCCTCCATGGGCTTACCCATAGTATTTGCACACACAAGCGTG ATTCAGTGGGGAGCATGTGCACTTGTGTTGGCAGCAAACACAGTTGTGTTTTTGACAATTCTCGGCTACTTCTATGTATTCGACAATGATGACCTAGATTATTCTATGTGGTAA